A region of Saccharomyces mikatae IFO 1815 strain IFO1815 genome assembly, chromosome: 12 DNA encodes the following proteins:
- the SMKI12G5055 gene encoding uncharacterized protein, with protein sequence MKISDKRKFEKANFEEFESALNNKNDLVHCHSITLFESIRTEVRSFYEDEKSSLIKVVKYRTDAMDRKRSFEKIVIPVMVKKNVQKFLTFVEDEPDFQSGPIPSKYLIPKKINLMVYTLFQVHTLKFNRKDYDILSLFYLNRGYYSELSFRVLERCYETASSRPNDSSTMRTFTNFVSGTPIVRSLQKSTIRKYGYNLAPYMFLLLHVNELSIFSAYQASLPGGKKVDTERLKRDLCPRKPTEIKYFSQICNDMMNKKDGLGDILHIILRACALNFGAGPRGGAGEEEDLSVANEQSVIPSVDEHGLKVCKLRSPNTPRRLRKTLDAVKALLVSSCACTAKDLDIFDDNNGVAMWKWIKILYHEVAQETALKDSYRITLVPSSDGISVCGKLFNREYVRSFYFACKAQFDNLWEELNNCFYMPTVVDIASLILRNRDVLFREPKRGIDEYLENDSFLQMIPVKYREIVLPKLRRDTNKMTAALKNKVAVAIDELTVPLMWMIHFAVGYPYRYPELQLLAFAGPQRNVYVDDITRRIQLYTDYNKNGSSEPRLKTLDGLTSDYLFYFVTVLRQMQICALGNSYDAFKHDPWMDVVGFEDPNQVTNRDTSRIVLYSYMFLNTAKGCLVEYATFRQYMRELPKNAPQKLNFREMRQGLIALGRHCVGSRFETDLYESATSELMANHSVQTGRNIYGVDSFSLTSVSGTTATLLQERASERWIQWLGLERDYHCSFSSTRNARDVVAAVAGEASSDHHQNFLSATRKRPREPKSTNDILVAGRKLFGRSFEFRDLHQLRLCYEIYMADTPSVAVQASPGYGKTELFHLPLIALASKSDVKHVSFLFVPYTVLLANCMIRLRRGGCLNVATVRNFIEEGYDGVTDLYVGIYDDLASANFTDRIAGWDNIVECTFRTNNVKLGYLIVDEFHNLETEVYRQPQFGGIRNLDFDAFEKAIFLSGTAPEAVADAALQRIGLTGLSKKSMDINELKRSEDLSRGLSSYPTQMFNLIKEKSEVPLGHVHKIWKKVESPPEEALKLLLALFETEPESKAIVIASTTKQVEELACSWREYFKVVWIHGKLGAAEKVSRTEEFVTDGGMRVLIGTKLVTEGIDIKELMMVITLDNRLNIIELIQGVGRLREGGLCYLLSRKNSWAARNRRGELSPIKEGCITEQVREFYGLESKKGKKGQHVGCCGSRTDLSADTVELIKRMDRLAENQATASMSVAALPSSSQERSSSDRYRDYCSSDEDSNAGIHDSTNASTNASTNASTNASTNASTNASTNASTNASTNASTNANTADSTNANTDANTADSTNARTSAVTTASTNVRTSAVTTASTNARTSANTADSTNARTSAVTTASTNARTSAVTTASTNARTSAVTTASTNARTSAVTTASTNARTSANTADSTNARTSAVTTASTNARTSAVTTASTNARTSAVTTASTNARTSAVTTASTNARTSATTTASTTASTNEDSNTGGNAESNRFHPATDIDKEPYKRKGSQMVSLERKKLKAQFPNTSENMNVLEFLGFRSDEIKHLFLYGIDIYFCPEGVFTQYGLCKGCQKMFELCVCWARQKVSYRRIAWEALAVERMLRNDEEYKEYLEDIEPYHGDPVGYLRFFTVKKREIYSQIQKKYAWYLAITRRRETISVLDSTRGKQGSRVFRMSGRQIKELYFKVWSNLRESKTEVLQYFLNWDEKKCQEEWEAKDDTVVVEALEKLGVFQRLRSMTSAGLQGPQYVKLQFCRHHQQLRNRYELSLGMHLREQIALGVIPSKPPHWTPFLSMLIGLFYNKIFRQKLEYLLEQISEVWLLPHWLDLANVEVLAADNTKVPLYMLMVAVHKELGSDDVPDGKIDILLCRDSSREVGE encoded by the coding sequence atgaaaatttccgATAAGCGtaagtttgaaaaagcaaacTTTGAGGAGTTTGAGTCCGCTctaaataacaaaaacgaCTTGGTACATTGTCACTCAATAACTTTATTTGAATCGATCCGCACGGAAGTGCGATCATTCTACGAAGACGAAAAGTCTAGCCTAATCAAGGTGGTAAAATACAGAACCGATGCAATGGATAGGaaaagatcttttgaaaaaattgtcatTCCCGTCAtggttaaaaaaaatgtacaaAAGTTTCTGACGTTTGTTGAAGACGAACCAGATTTCCAGAGCGGACCCATCCCTTCAAAGTATCTTATTCccaagaaaatcaacttgATGGTCTACACGTTGTTTCAAGTAcatactttgaaatttaataGGAAAGATTACGATatcctttctcttttttaccTCAACAGAGGATACTATAGTGAGTTGAGTTTTCGTGTCCTGGAACGTTGTTACGAAACTGCGAGTTCCAGGCCGAACGACAGCTCTACGATGCGTACTTTCACCAACTTTGTTTCTGGCACGCCTATTGTAAGGAGTCTTCAGAAAAGCACCATAAGGAAATATGGATACAATTTGGCACCCTACATGTTTTTGTTACTACACGTAAATGAGCTTTCGATTTTTTCCGCATATCAAGCAAGTTTACCTGGCGGTAAGAAAGTCGACACAGAGCGGCTGAAACGTGATCTATGCCCACGTAAACCCACTGAGATAAAGTACTTTTCACAGATATGTAACGAtatgatgaacaaaaaagacGGATTGGGTGATATTTTGCATATTATCTTGCGAGCATGTGCGCTTAATTTTGGGGCGGGACCCCGTGGTGGTGCTGGtgaggaagaagatctATCTGTTGCGAATGAACAATCCGTTATTCCCTCTGTGGACGAACATGGCTTAAAAGTATGCAAGTTGCGCAGTCCTAACACTCCACGAAGGCTCAGAAAAACACTAGATGCCGTGAAAGCTTTATTGGTGTCTTCTTGTGCTTGCACCGCAAAGGATTtagatatatttgatgaCAACAACGGCGTTGCGATGTGGAAATGGATCAAAATTCTGTACCACGAAGTAGCACAGGAAACCGCGCTGAAGGACTCTTATAGAATAACTTTGGTACCTTCTTCTGATGGTATATCAGTATGTGGAAAACTGTTTAATCGCGAGTATGTCCGCAGCTTTTACTTTGCATGCAAGGCTCAGTTTGACAACCTTTGGGAAGAGTTGAACAATTGCTTTTATATGCCTACAGTGGTTGATATTGCCAGTCTCATTTTGCGTAATCGAGACGTGTTGTTCAGAGAGCCAAAGCGAGGAATTGACGAGTATCTGGAAAAcgattcttttcttcaaatgataCCTGTTAAATATCGTGAAATTGTGCTGCCAAAGTTGAGAAGAGATACTAACAAAATGACCGCGGCtcttaaaaataaagtggCTGTTGCAATTGACGAGCTTACGGTGCCACTTATGTGGATGATCCATTTTGCCGTAGGATACCCTTACCGGTATCCAGAGCTTCAGCTACTCGCTTTTGCCGGTCCTCAGCGCAACGTATACGTCGACGATATAACAAGGCGCATCCAACTATACACTGATTATAACAAGAACGGTTCATCGGAGCCTCGACTAAAGACACTTGACGGACTCACTTCAGATTACTTGTTTTACTTTGTCACTGTGCTAAGGCAAATGCAGATATGTGCGCTTGGTAACAGTTATGACGCCTTTAAACACGATCCTTGGATGGATGTCGTGGGGTTTGAGGATCCAAATCAAGTAACAAATCGAGATACTTCGAGGATAGTTTTGTATTCCTACATGTTTCTGAATACCGCTAAGGGCTGTCTCGTTGAATATGCAACTTTTCGACAGTACATGAGGGAACTTCCGAAGAATGCACCTCAGAAGCTGAATTTTCGGGAGATGCGCCAGGGGTTGATTGCCCTAGGGCGGCACTGCGTAGGTAGCAGATTTGAAACAGATTTGTACGAGTCGGCGACGAGTGAACTCATGGCCAACCATTCCGTTCAAACAGGGCGAAACATTTACGGTGTGGATTCCTTTTCGTTAACCAGTGTCAGTGGAACGACCGCCACTTTATTGCAGGAGCGAGCTTCCGAGCGCTGGATTCAATGGTTAGGCCTTGAAAGAGACTACCATTGTTCCTTCTCCAGTACTCGGAATGCGAGAGATGTAGTAGCAGCAGTAGCAGGCGAAGCGAGTTCagatcatcatcaaaattttttgagtgCAACGCGAAAAAGGCCCCGAGAGCCCAAGAGCACAAACGATATCCTCGTCGCAGGTCGGAAACTTTTTGGCAGATCCTTTGAATTCAGGGACTTGCATCAGTTGCGCTTATGTTATGAAATATACATGGCAGACACACCCTCTGTGGCAGTACAAGCCTCACCGGGCTATGGTAAGACGGAGTTGTTTCATCTTCCCTTAATAGCACTCGCGTCCAAGAGCGACGTGAAACATGTGTCGTTTCTGTTTGTACCGTACACAGTGTTGCTTGCTAATTGCATGATCAGGTTGCGCCGAGGCGGTTGCTTGAATGTGGCCACTGTAAGaaactttattgaagaGGGTTACGATGGTGTTACTGATTTATACGTGGGGATCTACGATGACCTTGCTAGCGCCAACTTCACAGACAGGATAGCTGGGTGGGATAATATTGTTGAGTGCACCTTTAGGACCAACAATGTAAAGTTGGGTTACCTCATTGTAGATGAGTTTCACAACTTGGAAACGGAGGTCTACCGGCAGCCGCAATTTGGGGGCATAAGGAACCTCGATTTTGACGCTTTCGAGAAAGCAATCTTTTTGAGCGGCACAGCACCTGAGGCTGTAGCTGATGCTGCGTTGCAGCGCATAGGGCTTACGGGACTGAGCAAGAAATCGATGGACATCAACGAGCTCAAACGGTCGGAAGACCTCAGCAGGGGTTTATCCAGCTATCCCACACAGATGTTCAATCTGATTAAGGAGAAATCTGAGGTGCCTTTAGGGCATGTGCataaaatttggaaaaaagtggaATCACCTCCCGAAGAAGCACTGAAGCTTCTTTTAGCCCTGTTTGAAACTGAACCAGAGTCGAAGGCCATTGTAATTGCTAGCACAACCAAACAAGTGGAAGAACTGGCCTGCTCTTGGAGGGAGTATTTCAAGGTGGTATGGATACACGGGAAGCTGGGTGCTGCGGAAAAGGTGTCTCGCACGGAGGAGTTTGTCACTGACGGTGGCATGCGAGTTCTCATCGGAACAAAATTAGTGACTGAAGGAATTGACATTAAGGaattgatgatggtgatcACGCTTGATAATAgacttaatattattgagCTCATTCAAGGCGTGGGAAGACTAAGAGAAGGAGGCCTCTGTTATCTATTATCTAGAAAAAACAGTTGGGCGGCAAGGAATCGTAGGGGTGAATTATCACCAATTAAGGAAGGCTGTATAACCGAACAGGTACGCGAGTTTTATGGACttgaatcaaagaaaggaaaaaagggCCAGCATGTTGGATGCTGTGGCTCCAGGACGGACCTGTCGGCAGACACAGTGGAACTGATAAAGAGAATGGACAGATTGGCTGAAAATCAGGCCACAGCCTCCATGTCGGTTGCTGCGTTACCGTCTAGTTCACAAGAGAGAAGTAGTAGTGACAGGTACAGAGATTATTGCAGCAGCGATGAGGACAGCAACGCGGGCATTCAtgatagtaccaatgctagtaccaatgctagtaccaatgctagtacTAATGctagcaccaatgctagcACTAACGCCAGTACTAATGCTAGCACCAATGCCAGTACTAATGCTAGCACTAATGCTAATACTGctgatagtaccaatgctaatACTGATGCTAATACTGctgatagtaccaatgctaggactagtgctgttaccaccgccagcaccaacgtcaggactagtgctgttaccaccgccagcaccaatgctaggactagtgctaatactgctgatagtaccaatgctaggactagtgctgttaccaccgccagcaccaatgctaggactagtgctgttaccaccgccagcaccaatgctaggactagtgctgttaccaccgccagcaccaatgctaggactagtgctgttaccaccgccagcaccaatgctaggactagtgctaatactgctgatagtaccaatgctaggactagtgctgttaccaccgccagcaccaatgctaggactagtgctgttaccaccgccagcaccaatgctaggactagtgctgttaccaccgccagcaccaatgctaggactagtgctgttaccaccgccagcaccaacgCCAGGACTAGTGCTACTACCACCGCCAGTACCACTGCTAGCACCAACGAGGACTCCAATACAGGTGGAAATGCTGAGAGTAATAGATTCCATCCAGCCACTGACATTGATAAAGAGCCATATAAGCGGAAAGGAAGTCAAATGGTCTCGCTagagagaaagaaactgaaaGCACAATTTCCCAATACTTCTGAGAATATGAATGTATTAGAGTTTCTTGGCTTTCGGTCCGATGAAATTAAACATCTTTTCCTGTATGGTATCGATATATACTTCTGCCCAGAGGGAGTATTCACACAATACGGATTATGCAAGGGCTGTCAAAAAATGTTCGAGCTCTGCGTCTGCTGGGCTCGCCAGAAAGTATCGTATCGGAGGATAGCTTGGGAAGCACTAGCTGTGGAGAGAATGCTGCGAAACGACGaggaatacaaagaatacTTGGAAGATATTGAGCCATATCATGGGGACCCTGTTGGatatttgagattttttaccgtaaaaaagagagagaTCTACTCTCagatacaaaaaaaatatgcttGGTACCTGGCTATtactagaagaagagaaacaaTTAGTGTACTGGATTCGACAAGAGGCAAGCAAGGGAGCCGAGTTTTCCGCATGTCTGGAAGGCAAATCAAAGAGTTGTATTTCAAAGTATGGAGCAACTTGCGTGAATCAAAGACGGAGGTGCTGCAGTACTTTTTGAACTGGGACGAAAAAAAGTGCCAGGAAGAATGGGAGGCAAAAGACGATACGGTCGTTGTGGAGGCACTCGAGAAACTTGGAGTTTTTCAGCGTTTGCGTTCTATGACAAGCGCTGGACTGCAGGGTCCGCAGTACGTCAAGCTGCAATTTTGCAGGCATCATCAACAGCTGAGGAACAGGTATGAATTAAGTTTAGGAATGCACTTGCGGGAACAGATTGCGCTGGGAGTTATCCCATCTAAACCGCCGCATTGGACGCCTTTCCTCTCGATGCTGATAGGCTTGTTCtacaataaaatatttcgGCAGAAACTGGAGTATCTTTTGGAGCAGATCTCGGAGGTGTGGTTATTACCACATTGGCTTGATTTGGCAAACGTCGAAGTTCTCGCTGCAGATAACACGAAAGTACCACTGTACATGCTGATGGTAGCGGTTCACAAAGAGCTAGGTAGCGATGATGTTCCAGACGGTAAAattgatatattattatgtagaGATTCGAGCAGAGAAGTTGGAGAGTGA
- the SMKI12G5050 gene encoding uncharacterized protein yields the protein MDRSHVGNRFKNSPPDLHGHFVIASGASKSLVRTTDNLYFESPNVTRNTATIQKHNVPLKFLGNLRFNFFKNFQASISALHEQNHTYDLLSLNEPAKQNITPCFTRNVLELYDGTMLTFIIEYDDFYRLSKEYLISPSNPVQAINKVDSAESTHRYPYHIIHSIFSHANARFIKHSIGNSSVKFLKESDVD from the coding sequence ATGGACAGGTCTCACGTAGGAAATCGTTTTAAAAACTCGCCTCCCGACCTTCACGGCCACTTTGTCATTGCTTCAGGCGCATCAAAATCGCTTGTCAGAACAACCGATAATCTCTATTTCGAATCACCCAATGTTACGAGAAATACAGCCACCATACAGAAACATAATGTTCCACTCAAGTTTCTTGGTAATCTTCGctttaactttttcaaaaattttcaagcGTCTATTAGCGCATTACACGAACAAAATCACACTTATGATCTTCTGAGTTTAAATGAACCGGCTAAACAGAACATTACACCATGTTTTACCAGGAACGTCCTAGAACTATATGATGGCACTATGCTTACCTTCATAATTGAGTATGATGACTTTTACAGGTTATCTAAAGAATACCTAATTTCTCCTAGCAATCCAGTACAGGCTATTAATAAAGTGGATAGCGCTGAATCTACTCACAGATATCCCTATCATATAATCCACAGCATTTTTAGCCATGCCAATGCTCGATTCATTAAACATTCTATTGGGAATAGTTCAGTTAAGTTTCTGAAGGAATCAGATGTGGACTAG
- the SMKI12G5040 gene encoding uncharacterized protein (similar to Saccharomyces cerevisiae YCR102C) — protein MSITIPETMKAVVIENSKAVVKENIPVPELEEGFVLIKTLAVAGNPTDWAHIDYKVGPQGSILGCDAAGQIVKLGPAVDPKDFSVGDYIYGFIHGSSVRFPSNGAFAEYSAISTAVSYKSPNELKLLGEDILPAGPIRSLEGAATIPVSLTTAGLVLTYNLGLNLEWEPSTPQRNGPILLWGGATSVGQLLIQLANKLNGFTKIIVVASRKHEGLLKEYGADELFDYHDIDVVEQIKNKYNNIPYLVDCVANQDTLQQVYKCAADKLDATVVELTNLTEENVKKENRRQNVTVDRTRLYSIGGHDVPFGGITFPADPEARRAATKFVKFINPKINDGQIHHIPVKIYKNGLSDVPLILEDIKYGKNSGEKLVAVLN, from the coding sequence ATGTCAATCACAATTCCAGAAACCATGAAGGCCGTCGTCATTGAAAATAGCAAAGCAGttgtcaaagaaaacattcCCGTTCCTGAATTGGAAGAAGGATTTGTTTTGATCAAGACGCTTGCTGTTGCTGGTAATCCAACTGATTGGGCGCACATTGACTACAAGGTTGGCCCCCAAGGATCTATTTTGGGATGTGACGCTGCTGGCCAAATTGTTAAATTGGGCCCGGCCGTTGATCCTaaagatttttctgttgGTGATTATATTTATGGGTTTATCCACGGATCGTCCGTTAGATTTCCTTCCAATGGTGCTTTTGCTGAATATTCTGCTATTTCAACTGCGGTTTCCTACAAATCACCCAATGAGCTCAAATTGTTGGGTGAGGATATTCTACCTGCCGGCCCTATCAGGTCTTTGGAAGGCGCAGCCACTATCCCAGTATCACTGACCACAGCCGGTTTGGTGTTGACTTATAATTTAGGTTTGAACTTGGAATGGGAGCCATCCACTCCACAAAGAAACGGACCCATCTTATTATGGGGTGGTGCAACCTCAGTAGGCCAGTTACTCATCCAATTAGCGAATAAATTGAATGGCTTCACCAAGATCATTGTTGTCGCTTCTCGGAAACACGAAGGACTATTGAAAGAATATGGTGCCGATGAATTATTTGATTATCATGATATTGATGTGGTagaacaaattaaaaacaaGTACAACAACATCCCGTATTTGGTCGATTGTGTTGCCAATCAAGATACGCTTCAACAAGTGTACAAATGTGCGGCCGATAAACTGGATGCTACTGTTGTCGAATTAACTAATTTGACAGAAGAAAACgtcaaaaaggaaaacaggAGGCAAAATGTCACTGTTGACAGAACAAGACTGTATTCAATAGGTGGCCATGATGTACCATTTGGAGGCATTACTTTCCCGGCTGACCCAGAAGCCAGAAGAGCTGCCACCAAATTCGtcaaatttatcaatcCAAAGATCAATGATGGGCAAATTCACCATATTCCAGTAAAAATCTATAAGAACGGGCTTTCTGACGTCCCTCTTATCCTAGAAGACATTAAATATGGTAAGAACTCCGGTGAAAAACTAGTTGCCGTGCTAAACTAA
- the GAB1 gene encoding GPI-anchor transamidase subunit GAB1 (similar to Saccharomyces cerevisiae GAB1 (YLR459W); ancestral locus Anc_7.538), whose product MDYTALKVAIGCIAVRLAVSSLFPSLQQQLDQSVEFSTPVTSFRSLQEGIYLLRNNIQVYNHGVVHHPPILVFFLCLFNSDTLVSLIYALIDGLIAYQLTEVTKVFKNLKVKSWLPGVLYAVNPLVLLSCISRSSVIFTNFAISSSLYCILVDGNVILSSVMITVSGYLSLYPILLLIPLLGMLKNWRQRMFSVVTSILSLSILLLFSYNILGSKSWSFLTQVYGSIINFEKVFPNLGLWWYFFIEMFDTFIPFFKAVFNIFIAAFITPFAVRYHKQPFYAFILCIGWIALTKPYPSLGDAGFFFSFLPFFTPLFGYLRYPIISALLFLHAIVLAPIFYHLWVVLGSGNSNFFYAISLVYALAIASILVDLNWAMLRIEYDNGVPNIKLKVTQI is encoded by the coding sequence ATGGATTATACAGCATTGAAGGTAGCCATAGGCTGTATAGCAGTTCGTTTGGCTGTGAGCAGCCTTTTCCCCTCTCTACAACAACAATTGGACCAGTCCGTAGAATTTTCAACTCCCGTAACCTCCTTTAGGTCATTACAGGAAGGTATATACTTACTGCGGAACAATATTCAAGTATACAATCACGGGGTTGTCCACCATCCTCCAattttagttttctttttatgtCTATTCAATTCCGACACGTTAGTTTCCCTCATATACGCTTTAATTGATGGGTTGATTGCGTACCAGCTAACGGAGGTGACAAAAGTTTTCAAGAACTTAAAGGTGAAAAGTTGGCTACCGGGGGTCCTCTATGCTGTTAACCCTTTAGTTCTTTTATCGTGCATTAGTCGTTCATCAGTCATATTTACAAATTTTGCCATTTCCTCGTCATTATATTGCATATTAGTCGACGGTAACGTCATTTTATCCTCTGTTATGATTACCGTATCAGGATACTTGTCACTGTACCCTATTCTGCTATTGATTCCTCTATTAGGTATGCTTAAGAATTGGCGACAAAGAATGTTCTCTGTCGTCACTTCCATATTATCTTTAAGCATTCTGTTATTATTTAGCTACAATATTTTAGGCAGCAAAAGTTGGTCTTTCTTGACGCAAGTGTATGGATCTATTATAAACTTCGAGAAGGTTTTCCCAAATTTAGGTTTATGGTGGtactttttcattgaaatgtTCGACACCTTCATACCATTCTTTAAAGCTGtattcaatatttttattgctGCATTCATAACACCATTTGCTGTGCGCTATCATAAGCAGCCTTTTTATGCATTTATCTTGTGTATTGGATGGATTGCTTTAACAAAACCATATCCCTCCTTGGGCGATGctggttttttcttcagtttcttACCTTTCTTCACCCCTCTATTTGGCTATTTAAGGTATCCTATTATATCTGCATTACTCTTTTTACACGCAATTGTTTTGGCTCCGATTTTCTATCACCTATGGGTTGTTTTAGGATCAGGGAACAGTAACTTTTTCTATGCTATTTCCCTTGTTTATGCTCTGGCTATAGCATCTATTTTGGTTGACCTGAACTGGGCAATGCTGAGAATTGAATATGACAACGGTGTACCCAATATCAAATTGAAAGTAACACAAATCTaa